One segment of Ficedula albicollis isolate OC2 chromosome 2, FicAlb1.5, whole genome shotgun sequence DNA contains the following:
- the LOC101810537 gene encoding leukocyte elastase inhibitor-like isoform X2 yields the protein MENLSNANSRFALDLFRRFSEANPTENVFFSPVSISAALAMVLLGAKGNTEAQMLKTLHLDEVADVHSRFQALTTDINRSNAPYLLRLASRLFGQKSYSFLPDFLTNTRKLYGADLATVDFLQDSDKARKEINQWVEEKTEGKIPNLLPEDSVDSLTKLVLVNAIYFKANWAKKFQEADTTDAPFRLNKNERKTVKMMYQKNKFNFGYIPEEKIRILELPYDGRELSMIILLPDDTEEDSTGLQKMEKQLTLEKLQSWAEHLYSADVHVRLPKFKLAESYDLKSDLAAMGLLDVFNSGKADLSGMSGTRDLFLSKVVHKAFVEVNEEGTEAAAATAAGIALLCMPIEEDFNADHPFLFFIRHNPTQSILFLGRYASP from the exons ATGGAGAACCTGTCTAATGCCAACAGCAGATTTGCACTTGATCTCTTCAGAAGGTTCAGTGAGGCCAACCCAACAGAAAATGTATTCTTTTCTCCTGTCAgtatctctgctgctctggccatGGTCCTTTTGGGGGCCAAAGGTAATACGGAAGCCCAGATGTTGAAG actcTTCATCTTGACGAAGTTGCAGATGTTCATTCAAGATTCCAGGCTCTGACAACGGACATAAACAGAAGCAATGCTCCCTATCTCTTACGGCTGGCCAGCAGGCTCTTTGGACAGAAGTCCTACAGCTTTCTGCCG GATTTCCTGACTAATACACGGAAATTATATGGAGCTGATTTGGCTACAGTTGATTTTCTTCAGGATTCTGATAAAGCCAGGAAGGAAATTAACCAGTGGGTTGAGGAGAAAACTGAAg GCAAAATCCCCAATCTGCTGCCTGAAGACTCAGTTGATAGCCTGACCAAGCTGGTTCTGGTGAATGctatttatttcaaagcaaactGGGCAAAGAAATTTCAAGAAGCTGACACCACTGATGCACCATTTCGGTTAAACAAG AATGAAAGAAAGACAGTAAAAATGAtgtatcagaaaaataaatttaattttggataCATCCCCGAAGAGAAGATCCGTATTTTAGAGCTGCCTTATGATGGAAGAGAACTTAGTATGATCATCCTGTTACCTGATGACACTGAAGAGGACTCCACTGGACTGCAGAAG atggaaaagcagcttaCCTTAGAGaagctccagagctgggcagagcatcTGTATTCCGCTGATGTTCACGTGCGTTTGCCAAAGTTTAAGCTGGCAGAAAGCTATGACCTGAAATCAGATTTAGCTGCTATGGGCTTGCTGGATGTGTTTAACAGTGGCAAGGCTGACTTGTCGGGAATGTCAGGGACACGTGACCTTTTCCTCTCTAAAGTTGTCCACAAGGCTTTTGTGGAAGTGAATGAGGAGGGCAcggaagctgcagctgccactgctgctggcattgCTTTACTCTGCATGCCCATAGAAGAGGATTTCAATGCTGAccatcctttccttttctttattcGCCACAACCCAACACAAAGCATACTTTTCTTGGGCAGATATGCTTCCCCATAA
- the LOC101810537 gene encoding leukocyte elastase inhibitor-like isoform X1 produces the protein MHRCSVLQLCLVGAWLVSSPVAITMENLSNANSRFALDLFRRFSEANPTENVFFSPVSISAALAMVLLGAKGNTEAQMLKTLHLDEVADVHSRFQALTTDINRSNAPYLLRLASRLFGQKSYSFLPDFLTNTRKLYGADLATVDFLQDSDKARKEINQWVEEKTEGKIPNLLPEDSVDSLTKLVLVNAIYFKANWAKKFQEADTTDAPFRLNKNERKTVKMMYQKNKFNFGYIPEEKIRILELPYDGRELSMIILLPDDTEEDSTGLQKMEKQLTLEKLQSWAEHLYSADVHVRLPKFKLAESYDLKSDLAAMGLLDVFNSGKADLSGMSGTRDLFLSKVVHKAFVEVNEEGTEAAAATAAGIALLCMPIEEDFNADHPFLFFIRHNPTQSILFLGRYASP, from the exons ATGCATcgctgctcagtgctgcagctgtgcctggtcGGCGCTTGGCTTGTGTCCTCGCCGGTCG ctatAACCATGGAGAACCTGTCTAATGCCAACAGCAGATTTGCACTTGATCTCTTCAGAAGGTTCAGTGAGGCCAACCCAACAGAAAATGTATTCTTTTCTCCTGTCAgtatctctgctgctctggccatGGTCCTTTTGGGGGCCAAAGGTAATACGGAAGCCCAGATGTTGAAG actcTTCATCTTGACGAAGTTGCAGATGTTCATTCAAGATTCCAGGCTCTGACAACGGACATAAACAGAAGCAATGCTCCCTATCTCTTACGGCTGGCCAGCAGGCTCTTTGGACAGAAGTCCTACAGCTTTCTGCCG GATTTCCTGACTAATACACGGAAATTATATGGAGCTGATTTGGCTACAGTTGATTTTCTTCAGGATTCTGATAAAGCCAGGAAGGAAATTAACCAGTGGGTTGAGGAGAAAACTGAAg GCAAAATCCCCAATCTGCTGCCTGAAGACTCAGTTGATAGCCTGACCAAGCTGGTTCTGGTGAATGctatttatttcaaagcaaactGGGCAAAGAAATTTCAAGAAGCTGACACCACTGATGCACCATTTCGGTTAAACAAG AATGAAAGAAAGACAGTAAAAATGAtgtatcagaaaaataaatttaattttggataCATCCCCGAAGAGAAGATCCGTATTTTAGAGCTGCCTTATGATGGAAGAGAACTTAGTATGATCATCCTGTTACCTGATGACACTGAAGAGGACTCCACTGGACTGCAGAAG atggaaaagcagcttaCCTTAGAGaagctccagagctgggcagagcatcTGTATTCCGCTGATGTTCACGTGCGTTTGCCAAAGTTTAAGCTGGCAGAAAGCTATGACCTGAAATCAGATTTAGCTGCTATGGGCTTGCTGGATGTGTTTAACAGTGGCAAGGCTGACTTGTCGGGAATGTCAGGGACACGTGACCTTTTCCTCTCTAAAGTTGTCCACAAGGCTTTTGTGGAAGTGAATGAGGAGGGCAcggaagctgcagctgccactgctgctggcattgCTTTACTCTGCATGCCCATAGAAGAGGATTTCAATGCTGAccatcctttccttttctttattcGCCACAACCCAACACAAAGCATACTTTTCTTGGGCAGATATGCTTCCCCATAA